Proteins co-encoded in one Bacteroidota bacterium genomic window:
- the murB gene encoding UDP-N-acetylmuramate dehydrogenase, whose amino-acid sequence MITIDDIRKHFRGQIRLGEPLSKYTSWRVGGPADYYLEPADKEDVASIAAFLEQENIPVLVLGKGSNMLVSDKGVRGAVMNLEHGLSGMRSENGIVFVDAGVTMVRFVDFCIQQGFQGVEMLPGIPGTVGGGVMMNAGAYGGEISDYLVDVEVLRNGEIIRVAKADAGFSYRRSGFAEDIILGASFKLPQGDRTETANRRKELLMKRNRAQPVNFPNSGSMFKNPPGKFAAKLIDEAGMKGMKRGDAQVSERHANFVVNLGNATANDILELIEVIRRTVQEKFGVSLELEVKLVGFPNEVYREVNS is encoded by the coding sequence GTGATCACAATCGACGACATACGAAAGCATTTCCGCGGGCAGATCCGGCTCGGCGAACCGCTCAGCAAGTACACGTCGTGGCGCGTGGGCGGGCCTGCGGACTACTACCTCGAGCCGGCGGACAAGGAAGACGTCGCCTCGATCGCCGCGTTCCTCGAACAGGAGAACATCCCGGTGCTCGTGCTCGGCAAGGGGAGCAATATGCTCGTGAGCGACAAGGGGGTCCGTGGCGCGGTGATGAACCTCGAACACGGGCTTTCCGGGATGCGCTCTGAAAACGGAATCGTCTTCGTGGATGCGGGAGTCACGATGGTCCGGTTCGTCGATTTTTGCATCCAGCAGGGTTTCCAGGGAGTCGAAATGCTCCCCGGGATACCCGGCACGGTCGGAGGCGGTGTCATGATGAATGCGGGCGCCTACGGCGGCGAGATTTCCGATTACCTTGTCGACGTCGAAGTCCTCCGCAACGGTGAGATCATCCGGGTCGCGAAGGCGGACGCGGGCTTCTCGTACCGCCGCTCCGGATTCGCAGAGGACATCATTCTCGGGGCTTCGTTCAAACTCCCCCAGGGGGACAGGACGGAGACCGCGAACAGGCGGAAAGAGCTCCTCATGAAACGGAACCGGGCTCAGCCGGTGAATTTTCCGAACTCGGGGAGCATGTTCAAAAACCCGCCGGGAAAATTCGCCGCGAAGCTGATCGACGAGGCGGGCATGAAGGGAATGAAACGAGGGGACGCCCAGGTTTCGGAGCGGCATGCGAACTTTGTCGTCAACCTCGGGAACGCGACCGCCAACGATATTCTGGAGCTGATCGAAGTGATCCGGAGGACCGTGCAGGAGAAATTCGGGGTCTCGCTGGAGCTTGAAGTCAAGCTCGTCGGGTTTCCCAACGAAGTCTACCGGGAGGTCAACTCATGA
- a CDS encoding FtsQ-type POTRA domain-containing protein, producing the protein MSAQVQVQERDAMPRNRWGLWLLVPLVACTIAIFVFSHEWKKSLKLRHVEVEGLHALSVQEITSLSRVPMNTPLFDVDLAAAQQRIAANPFVKVASVTRQYPDLLRISIQEREPIATVNGGQVWYIDASGVLMPFRQSALKLDLPIISGVSGVQNAKGGEVVADKEIAEALEILHEARAIDSSLYHFISEINMNHGGDITLFSVDAGAPIIFGRGDALRKLYLLQTFWQNVVKVQGPEKLQSIDLRFDDQVVAKWNQQTDKPATKASL; encoded by the coding sequence ATGAGCGCGCAGGTTCAAGTGCAGGAGCGCGACGCCATGCCCCGGAACCGCTGGGGGTTGTGGCTGCTGGTGCCTCTGGTCGCGTGCACGATCGCGATTTTCGTCTTCTCGCACGAGTGGAAGAAATCGCTGAAGCTCCGGCATGTCGAAGTGGAAGGGTTGCACGCGCTCAGCGTCCAGGAAATAACCTCGCTGAGCCGCGTGCCGATGAACACGCCGCTCTTCGATGTGGATCTGGCCGCGGCCCAGCAGAGGATCGCGGCGAATCCGTTCGTCAAGGTCGCGAGCGTCACCCGGCAATACCCGGACCTCCTGCGGATCTCGATTCAGGAGCGGGAACCGATTGCGACGGTGAACGGGGGCCAGGTCTGGTATATCGACGCCTCGGGCGTGCTGATGCCGTTCCGGCAATCGGCCCTGAAGCTCGATCTTCCGATCATCAGCGGGGTGAGCGGGGTGCAAAATGCCAAAGGGGGAGAGGTGGTCGCCGACAAGGAGATTGCCGAGGCCCTCGAGATCCTCCACGAGGCGCGGGCGATCGATTCGAGCCTCTATCACTTCATTTCGGAAATAAACATGAACCACGGGGGAGACATTACGCTCTTTTCGGTCGATGCGGGCGCCCCGATCATCTTCGGCCGCGGCGACGCGTTGCGAAAGCTCTATCTCCTTCAAACGTTCTGGCAGAACGTCGTGAAAGTGCAGGGGCCCGAGAAATTGCAGTCGATCGATCTCCGGTTCGACGACCAGGTGGTCGCAAAGTGGAACCAGCAAACGGACAAACCGGCAACGAAAGCTTCGCTATGA